One region of Streptomyces capillispiralis genomic DNA includes:
- a CDS encoding PAS domain-containing protein: protein MRLEMFDPAPIGVILTEGPEHRLAYTNEVYRKTFGDRPLGRTVREAFPDLVQAGYLDILDRVYTTGRAEVLTGAPIDLDFADSPGGGTRYFSFSFSRATTSDGRQGVLGVIVEVTEQVTGAQRIRVLSEERRRALLRYRSLVSAGSQVVWVTGPKGGVTEPSPGWQRVTGQSWEEFRGDGYLDAIHPDDRAGAAEAWQRALAEQAPRT, encoded by the coding sequence ATGAGGCTGGAGATGTTCGACCCTGCTCCGATCGGTGTCATCCTCACCGAGGGACCGGAGCACCGGCTCGCCTACACCAACGAGGTCTACCGCAAGACGTTCGGCGACCGGCCGCTCGGCCGGACCGTGCGCGAGGCCTTTCCCGACCTCGTGCAGGCCGGCTACCTCGACATCCTGGACCGGGTCTACACCACGGGCAGGGCGGAGGTGCTCACCGGGGCACCCATCGACCTGGACTTCGCCGACTCCCCTGGCGGGGGCACGCGGTACTTCTCGTTCAGCTTCTCGCGTGCCACGACGAGCGACGGCCGGCAGGGAGTGCTGGGCGTGATCGTGGAGGTCACCGAGCAGGTGACCGGCGCGCAGCGCATCCGAGTGCTGTCCGAGGAGCGCCGCCGCGCCCTGCTGCGCTACCGCAGCCTGGTCAGCGCCGGGTCGCAGGTGGTGTGGGTGACCGGCCCCAAGGGCGGGGTCACCGAGCCGAGCCCCGGCTGGCAGCGCGTGACCGGGCAGAGCTGGGAGGAGTTCCGCGGCGACGGATACCTCGACGCCATCCACCCGGACGACCGTGCCGGGGCCGCCGAGGCGTGGCAGCGGGCCCTGGCCGAGCAGGCACCCCGCACCTGA